The Cylindrospermum stagnale PCC 7417 genome segment TTTGGCTTTGGCGAAATTATTGGCCCAGAGGGTGGGAGCGGCTTTGCAATTATTGATTGTGGACGAAGGGTTTGGCACACAGGATGCGGAAGGATGCGATCGCTTAATTGCCGCTATAAATGCGATCGCTAACGATTTCGCCTGCATTCTCACCGTCACCCATATGCCCCACCTCAAGGAAGCCTTCCAAGCCCGGATTGAAGTCAATAAAACCCAGCAAGGTTCGCAATTGCTTCTGTCTGTTTAATTTTTTAGGGCGCAACAAAACTGCTGAAAGTCTTTATTGTCAAGTTTTTCACCCTTACATTACCTCTTTTTAAAATTGGTTTTTTTTATTGTCTTAAGATTTATTACATATTAAAATTTATTAGTAGCTTAAAAAAGCTATAGCAATCCAAATTCAATCGTGAGAAAATCCGTAAACGAAAAGTAAGTATTTATAGGCTGTTCAGCCTTTTTATCTCACAAATGATTTACTATTACTGTAGTATTTCCGTAATGAGGAGACGGAGTTATGTAGTTAAAATTGTGATTAACGAGATATAAAGTTATTGTAATTTAGGATGAAGATTAAAAAAATGCCCAGACAAAAATTATCCATTACTTAATAGAGCAGAGACTGCCATGATGTTGTTAATGGTCGGTTTGTTCATCTGCTTGGGAGCAAAATTAATTGCGTTATGCATCTCATATTTTCCGTTGGCAAAATTTCGGAATATACAAGCAGATGAGCGTCATATTCCCGACCTACCTCAAGTGGGCGTAGAAAAGTTTTTGTTAGCTGAATTACATAAAGAAACTGCTGAACGCCAGCGCATCCAAAAAGAACTAGAAAAATCTTGGACTTGGCAACAGATCACACTAGAATCTACCACTGACGGTGTTTTAGTGGTGGATACTCAAGGCAAAATCGTAGGTTTTAATCAAAAGTTTGTCCAGATGTGGTGCATTCCTGAATTACTTGTGGAGTCAGGAAATTACAAACAAGCCCTGAGAGTGGCCAGCAAACAGCTAGAAAATCCGAGACAGCATCTGGACACAGTTAGACAATCATACCTTAACCCAGATGCCCAAATTTATGATGCGATCGCCTTTAAAGATGGTAGAGTATTTGAGCGTTATTCCCAACCGCAGCGCATCGGTGACAAAATTATTGGTAGAGTCTGGACCTTTCGCGATATCACTGCTCATAAAATAGCAGAAGCCACAATTCACCATCAAGCTTTGCATGACCTGTTAACCGATCTACCAAACCGAGTATTATTCAATCAGCGGCTTTCTGAGTCTTTGGTGCAAGCGCGTCAAAACAGAAGTAAACTAGCAGTGTGTTTTTTAGATTTAGACCGATTCCAAACCATTAATGAAACGCTAGGTCATGGGATCGGGGATCAATTATTACAAAATGTTGCCCGACGTCTGACAAAATGTCTGCGATCAGGTGATACTATTGCTCGTTGGGGAGGTGATGAATTCACCCTTCTTTTACCAGAAATTAGTGATTTTAAGGATGCTACCCACATCCAAGAACGAATATTAGCAGCTTTCAAATCAGAATTTCAAATTGAGAATCACCATTTGCATATTAGCCCTAGTATTGGGATTGCGCTCTATCCCATGCATGGAGAAGATGTAGAAACACTGACTAAAAATGCTGATGCGGCGTTATATCGTGTTAAGTCGCAGGGAAGGAATAACTATCAGTTTTATCAATCAGAAATTAATTCACAAGCTTTAGACTTGTTAAGTTTGAAAAACAGCTTATACACTGCCTTAGAGCGGAAAGAGTTTATAATTTACTACCAACCCCAGGTGAAAATAGCCACGGGTGAAATAATGAAGATGGAGGCTCTACTGCGTTGGCAACATCCAGAATTAGGTTTAATTCCTCCGGGAAAATTTATTCCACTTGCTGAAGAAAATGGACTGATTATACCTATGAGTGAATGGGTTTTAAGAACTGCCTGTACACAAAATAAAGTTTGGCAGGATGCTCTCGGTTTACCATCTTTATCGGTAGCTGTTAATCTCTCTGCACGACAATTTAACCAACCAGACTTAGTTAGCCTGGTGAAGCAGGTATTGTCAGAAACCAAATTGAACCCCCAGTGTTTAGAGTTGGAAATTACCGAAACAGTTGCTATGCAAAATATTGACTTCACCAGAAAAATTTTGAGCGAGCTAGGTAATATGGGGGTGACTATTTCCCTAGACGATTTTGGTACAGGATATTGTTCTCTCAGTTATCTCAAAAATTTTCCTATTAATGCCTTAAAAATTGACAAATCTTTTGTGCGCGATCTGACTAATGATACTAATGGTGCTGCAATCACAACAGCAATAATTGCTTTAGCTCATGCACTTAATTTGACAGTTGTTGTCGAGGGAGTTGAAACAGAAGAACAACGGAATTTATTGCGAATTCTTGAATGTGAATTAATGCAAGGCTATCTTTTTAGTCACCCGATATTAGCTGAAAATGCTACAGAACTACTGAAAAAATCCAAATCCCAGAAAGTTAGTATATATCTGGAAAATAAATCAGATAGCAGATGGCAGATAGTAGATGGCAGACAAAACTTTTCATCCTTCACTGTTAACTAAAGTTCGTGGTGTCTGTCTTTAAATTTCTGAGTGCTGAATTATAAATTATAGTCAAGAAATTCTCCAGCAAGCTTTGTTCATGGTTATCAGCAAGGAAAGGGTCTAATACCCCTTTCCTGGGTCACGCTGCGCGAACGTCTACAGGTAGGAAAGTGTTTCAGTCGGGGTTGAAATCCCCGTTTGAAACAGTCTTCAATTTTGAATTTTGAATTGTTTATCTGTTGTGGTTTCAGTTTACAAAATTGAATTTTTCCAGAGATTTATTGTTCTTGTTGTTGTTCGTCAACTCGTTGAGTATTAGCTGATTTTACCCAACCTTCTTGTTCGCTACCTTCTACGCGAATCTTTTGCCAGACTTTATCATCGCTTTCTTCCAAAATGATAATTTTTTGATTAGCAGCAACTCCACCAACACGTTCAGCATCCTGTTTTGGTTCTGTACGCAACCTCAAGCCCTGAGGCCAAGTGACTCGCCCTATGTAAGCTCCCGGCGGTAATTCCTTTGGTGATTCAGTAGGAGTGGGAGTAGGAGTGGAACTAGGACTAGGACTAGGACTAGCACTAGGGCTAGACTTGGCGGTGGGAGAGGCTTTTACATTGATCGCTTTTGGGTTTTTGGGTTTCAACGGGCCATTATCATTAGCAAACACCGGTTTGGCGGGGGGTATGGCGGTGCGATTGACGAAATAGAGCGCAATTGTCGCACTGCTACCTATTAAAACAACGATCGCCAAGAGAAACCCTAGTATAAATTTAAGTAAGTTAGAAAACATAGTTACAACCTCTACACCATTAGTCAATAGTCCATAGTAATTGATCATTAACTATTGACTATTGACTAATAATAATTGACTAATCAATTATTGCAACTGCCTTTGAATGCGTTACGCAGTGCGCCGGAGGCGATCGCTCAAAGGACTATTTTTTGAGGCTAGACGCGCTCTCCCAGACGCAGCCCATTCTTGTAGTTTTTGAATTTGCTCGACAGCGGTTCGCGCCAAGGGGATGATCTGACTGGCGGCTTCTAAAATATCGTCAGTGGTAAAATCTCGATTTTGGCTATACCCAATATGCATGGCTTCAATTAGGGTTTGCTCAATCTCGGCTCCTGAAAAGTCGGGCGTTTCATAAGCTAACCTATCGATGTCATAACTTTTCAAGTTATGGGGGCGCAGTCGGGATAAATGAACATTAAAAATTGCTTTTCTTTCTTCTTGGCTGGGTAAACCCACAAAGAAAATTTCATCAAATCGGCCTTTGCGGAGCATTTCCGGTGGTAAAGCCTGAATATCGTTGGCGGTGGTGACAACAAACACAGGTGATTTTTTCTCGGCTAACCAGGTGATGAAAGTTCCAAACACGCGGCTAGTTGTTCCTGCATCCCCTTTACTCCCCAGCCCAGAAAAGGCTTTATCTATTTCGTCAATCCACAAAACGCAAGGGGCGAGGGCTTCAGCCACCTGAATCATTTGGCGGGTGCGGGATTCTGATTCACCGACTAAACCACCGAATAAACGCCCGACATCGAGGCGTAATAATGGTAAATGCCAATGATGGGCGATCGCTTTTGCTGTTAGAGATTTACCAGTTCCTTGAATCCCCACCAACATTAAACCACGGGGGTGTGGTAATCCGTACTGTCGCGCTCGTTCTGTAAATGAGCCTCCCCGACGGATTAACCAGTCTTTGAGGTTATCTAATCCCCCTATATCAGAAATCTGTTCAGTGGCGGGGTAAAAGTCCAGGATTTGGGTTTGGCGGATAGTTTGGCGTTTTTCTTCCAAAACTAAATCTACGTCTTCTGGTTGTAATTCTCCGTGAGTAGCGATCGCTCTCGCTAAAACCCGGCGGATTCTTTCCATCGATAATCCTTGACAAGAGCGCACTAAGTCATCTAAAACTTTCCCCGAAAGGGAGTTATTTGTAGATTGTAATAACCGTTCTACCTCGGTTTTAATTTCTGGAGCAGCAGGTAAGGGAAACTCCACCACTGTCAGCACTTCCATTAAATCGTCAGGAATAGCGATGCGCGGCGATAGTAAGACGATATTTTTTGGTTGCGACTTCAAGATTCGGGCGAGATTGCGGAGTTTGCGTGCGATCGCTACATCATCTAAAAACCGATGGTAATCACGCAAAATCAACACCGCAGGCGCAGAAGCTGGTAATTTTTCCACAAACTCCAAAGCCTGTAGCGGATTACGCCTTCCAAACCCCGCATCATTGGGGTTTCCCTGATAGCCATCGACAAAATCCCAAGTGTACACCGGGCGATTACCTTGGTTTGTCGCTTCTTCCCGAATCGCAGCTTCTACCCGTTCTTCCTCGTAGGTAGGAATATAAATCAAAGGGTAGCGGGCGCGTAGCAGCAGTTTAAATTCTTCACGGAAATTCATAATTAGTTGCTAGTGGTAATTAGTTCTTCTCTCATTGTTAAGGCTTGTATTCTGTCTCACAACTAAAACTCTCCCCTTTCCCGTGCTACGGTGTAAACACAAGCTATCCAATTACCCAAAAGTCTTTTTAAACCTCAACAAGTCCTGAGAGAAATCCCTCTCCTTACCAAGGAGAGGGACAGGTTTTGCTACGCAAAACCAGGGTGAGGTTTTGTTTCCTGTCTTCTCGCAACTATAAATTGCATCAAGAGAGACTTGTGTATACACCACAGCCTTCCCCGTAGAAAAGCTTTTGGAGTTAGGTTTGAAAAATCTTCGCGCGTAAAAACCGACTCTTGATCAAGTCATTCTTACTTAAGTATTATTATATTAATTGATGTTTCTTAATAAACATGCTTATGGTATTAAATACGTGATAATGACTAATCTCCGTTCAATCAAATGCCCAGCAAAGATTTACTTGATTTTTCAAAATGAATGAACTCAGATCCCCGACTTCTTTAAGAAGTCGGGGATCTTTTAGCAGTTGTGATCAGCATGATTATATAATCAGCTTAAAAATCAAGACTTCTCTTTATTCAAGCATTCTTTTAACTCTTTTGCCAGTTCAGATAAGAACTCAGGCTGATTTTTAATTAGCCATTTTGTGAGTTTATCCGAGTGTGTAGTTTTTTTAAACTCTAATAGAGTTCCACAGAAGTTTTGGAACAAATTTTTAAGAAGATTTGCCCCATGAACTTTAAACAACCAATTATCATCTGAAATATCTTCTAGTTTGATACCTGGAAATAATTTTTCTTTTTCTCTCTGTTCAATGTTTTTCTGTTCAATGTTTTTGATGTTGTCGAATTTAAAATATTCCTTAATTTTATCTCCAGTGATAGGTGTTTTTAACCATGTAGCTTCTTCATTAATTATCGCTGATATACTATCTGGATTCAGTATATAATTTTCATACATACGTCGTTTCAAAAATTTAAATCCTATTTTCTCTAATTCTTCAATTTGCCCATCATTCTTACCTTCCCTGTCAAATATAAATGCAATACCTGGAGGAAACAAACCGGCTCCCAAAGTTAATTTTTTATAAATCTCAGCAACACGCTTAGATTGCTTTCCATCCAAAAGAGCATCAGGACTACCAACAGGTAAAATTTTAATACCCATCAAAGGTATTTTAGCTATTTTCTCAAGTATTAATGGATAGCACTTTTCCTCAGTTTCTCCTTCTACCCAAATAATACTATCAGCACCAAAAACATCAGATAACCTAACCCCAAGTTCAGTTAAAATTTCATTTTCATCTTTTGGATATATTGGTGATGATGTTGTTTCACAATTTTCATATTTCAGCTTGATAATCTTAGAAGGATCAGCCGCTGTGATAATATCTGGTGAATGAGTAGCAATAAAATATTGATGCTGCGGAAATTGTTTAATAGTCTCTATAAGCTTTCTCGCTGCACCTGGATGTAAAAAAGATTGCGGTTCATCAATAATTAAAGTTCTAGGTTCATGAATAGAAGAAACTAGGATATATACAATTGCTAAAACTTGACTAACTCCACTACCACATGATGATAGAGGAAGTGATAAATCATCCCTGTTCAGCTTAGGTTCTATCGTCCAAACTATGATTTCAACATCTGAATTATCTCTCGGTACTACAGAAATCCACTTAATTTCAGGTAAAAGGCTTGAAACGAATTTATTGAACTCAGCAAACATCCCTGGATTTTTGCCCTGTAATGTAGAGAGTACTTCAGCAAGATTTGAAGCATCTGGTTTCAATTCAGCATTATTTTCAAATTTACAAATACCAATATTTAGACGTTCAGCTTTAAATCGATATATACGCTTTTTGAAAATATTCAATATTTGATAACCAATTGTCTGTTCATTAGTTCCTTCAAAACATTCAAAACTATTAAGCACTTCTTGATATATATCATACCGTTTGTCCTCAATAACTTTATAGTTATAAATAGGATGAAATTTGTCGTCATTGGTAGAATACTTTATTTGCATAAAGTCAAATCTCCCATTTTTATTTTGAGGTGCTAGAGAGTATAAGTCAAAATTGAAGTTTTCAGTTATTATATTGTTTTGCGCCTCAATATGAGAGGTTATAGATATTGATAAATTTAGCTTTATAGGAGGATTATCTAACAGTTCTTGAAACCATTTAACTAATAATTCTGCCTCTTCTGGCTCTCCATTATACCACCATCCTTGTCCATCATCGTATGGGAAAGGGAGTCCTAGTGGATTTGGTAACTGGTTTATCAAATTTACTAATTCTTCCTTATCAAAGAACAATGAAATTTCAGCACGAGATTCCTCAGTTATTTTTGAAGATGAATTAGGTAATGTCTTTATACTTCTATGCGGATGATCTTCAAAATCCAGGGTAAGCACTTCAAGCAAAGATGTTTTACCTGCATTATTTCTCCCAACAATAATATTGACACCAGGAGCAAATTCCATTACCCCAGAATCGTCATAAGACTTATAGTTAAAGACTTGCAGCTTTTTGATAAACATTTTGTATCACATAGTTACTGAGTTAATTCTATTATTGACAATTTCACTTAATTTGCCAAGTAAAATTAAATAAACTCAGTCTACCAGTGCGTTAGGCCTTTGACAGATATGAATAACGGAGAGAAACCGCAGATATTAAAAATGCTAAAATACAGAAAAAGAGGGAAATAAAAATTATGTCAACTAAGGAATTACTTCTACAAGAAATTAGCTCAATGTCCGAAACAGAACTTATGGAAACGCTGAATATTATCCGATCAATAAAAAATAAACAATCTACCAAATTCTCACAACCTCAGCCACCCCATCGTCAAGGATCAGGTAAATCTATTCTACGCCATGCTGGAAGGTGGGTTGGTGATGATCTTAAAGAATGTTTAGCAATAGTACAATCTTCCCGTGGCTTGGCTGAATTTTAATCATGTACCTTCTAGATACAAATCACTGTAGCTCAATTATCTTTGGTAATTTGACCGTTATTACAAAAGTAGAATCTATTGGTATTTCTAATGTTGCAATTTCAGCGATTACTGAAGGTGAATTATTATATATGGCTGAAAATTCGACATCAGTAATAGACAACTTGGCAATAATTGAGGAATTTTTGGAAGATATGCCTGTCTATGATGTCAATAGTAATACAAGTCGGATTTATGCCAAGCTAAAAGCAAAAATTATGGATTGTTTTGGCCCTAAAGAACGCAAAAAAAGAAGAAAAACACGAATACATGAACTTGGTATAAGTGAGAACGATTTATGGATTGCTTCAATTGCTATTCAAAACTATCTCACAATTGTTTCAGCTGATAGAGATTTCCAACGTATCCAACAAGCTTGGGATTTCCCTTTAGAAAATTGGCATGACTTGTTGGATATTTGAAATAGGTTAGAAATGAAGATTAATCCAGCAGTCCAAAACCCTTTTCACCTCGTAACTTTCTGTCAAATGTTGCTGTTATAGTACAACCAGATTCTTGAGCGATCGCACCAATTAAAAAATCTGAAAAATCTGCACTTCCCTGTTTAAACCGCTGTAATGATTGATAAACTAAAGAGCGATTTTCTAATTCAAACACTGAACATTGCAGCATCATTTCCAAAGTAGTGCTGATTTCTTCTCTACTAAATTGATAAGGTTTTCCACGTAAAACCCAGACTAATTCACAGAGAACTATATTAGCAACAAAACATTGTTCACCACCTTCAATAATTTCAGCAGCTTGCTCCCACTGCTTTTCATCATCTTTTGTCAGGTAGCGCACTAAAATATTTGTATCAACTCCAATCACTTGATCCTGCTCTAATTGCTGCTTCCATTTGCTCTAAAGTTGCGGGAGTCATACCCGGACGATGCAAAATCCCGGATAAGCTTTGGATAGGGACATTTAGAGGGATAAGTTTAACTATCCCATTTTCATCAATGATAAAATCAACCTTGCTACCTGTATCAAGGTTGAGATAATCTCTAATTTCTTTAGGGATAGTTACTTGTCCTTCGGTCGTGATAGTTTCACTAGCCATTACTCAAATTCCTTACTTGAGTTCCTGACAAAATTATAAAACGCCTTAGGATTCGGGAAGTTGGTTTTTCAAGTTTTGCAAAGAAGACCAACGACGGTCAATCGGCTTTTCAGGAGTACTAGCAGCAACGGGTGGTTTAATACCGGGACATTTGCGATCGCATAATTGCCTTTGAGGTACTGCTAAACACATCTGCTCATACAACCACTCGCTGGGGTGAAAATAACCCTCTGGTGAGACAGTTTCGACCAAATCTTCTACAGCCACTTCCCTCTCTAAAGGCAAGTCTTGGTCTTGATTAGCCGTTTCATCCAACCAGATAATTTCCTGGGTATCAAGGGCCAAACGTTGATTGTATTGTTGCAAGCAGCGGTTGCAGGTACAAGTGATAATTGTTTCTGCCTGAGCAGACACTTCCAAAAAAGTACCTTGATGCCGCACGCGGACACTACCGCGTACAGGTGTCAAGGTTTCCAAACCAGGCAGAAATTCCTGAACTTGAATTTCCTCTGTCCGCTCCGGGGCCTTAGTTAGCTGCGGAATAAAAATTGCGTCCATAGGATTTGTGAGCTACCCTCACGAAAATTTATGTTGATCATCAGCATTTCTGCTGATACTACATCTTTATTTTAGCGCTTAGAGATTTTCTACTCAATCAGCCGGCTTCAATCGCTGGACGAATCACCAAATTGCGGTTTGGCTCTTTACCACGGCTAAAGGTTTCCAAATCTGGGAAATCCTTCAAAAAAGTGTGAATTTGCCGCCGTTCAGCCGAACTGAGGGATTTAATTTCCACTTCTTGACCAATAGAGCGTGCTTCTTCGGCTGCTGTTTCGGCTAAAGCGCGAATTTCCGCTTGTCTTTTAACACGGTAGCCATTCAACTCAATGGTGTAAGAGGCTTGCTGATCTTCTGGTTGGTTCAAATTGAGAACCGAATTTGCTAGATACTGCATCGCATCGAGCACAGAGCCATCAGCGCCAATTAACAGACTGATTTGTGTCGGCATCAATTTGGTTTCATCAATGGTCAACCAATAGCTATCAGTTTCTGGTGACTCATTGCTTAGAGATGGGGCAGTTTCTAAATTACCCCTAATCTCTGTATTTATATTAGTAAGTTCGAGCAGTGTTTTTAACCACTGCTCACCTCGTTCCATAGTACTATTGCTCATGATCAGCCTGTAGCTTTTTTCTTAGAACTTTTTGGCTCAAACGGCAACGTCTTTGGTTCTGCGCTTGCTGCTTCTTTTTCTTTCTCCTGAATTTCTACGATTTTTTGTAGTTCCTCTGGTAGAGGTTCGCGGGAGAGAATATAAGTTTGCAAGGTTTGGAAAATATTACCAATCACCATATACATCAGCACTCCGGCTGGTAGAGGGAAGAACAGAAACATCCCGGAAAAGATGACTGGGGTAATTTTGTTAACCGTGTCTTGCTGCGGGTTGCCACCGCTGGAATTTTGCCCAGAGAGCAATTGGCTAACGTAAAGACTGATGCCAAAGAAGACGATCATCGAGACGATATCCCAGTGGACTTTGCCATCGGGATCAATTGCGCCAACTCTGCCTAAAGCATCAATAAAGAGAAACCCTTTATTTGCTGCTAATCCAGGGATTGAGCCTTGAATCGTTACGTCTCCAGGCTGTAAGGCTTCGATATTGCCCTCAGCATCGATTTTGACCCGATCTTCCCCTTTGGTGATTGTCCACGCAGGAGTCAACTTATTTTCTGGGTGTTCTGCTAAGAGCACCTGAAATGGTTTGCCCTCAAGAGTCTGATATTCAATCTTGGTTTTTTCTCCCACTGCCAGTTTGCTGCCCCCAGGAAGGATGGCAGTAATCCGAGCGTGTTCCCCATCAGCAATGTAGATGTTTTGGGGGGGAGTGGCAAAGGCTTGGGGTTGAATTCGCTCGATTTGTTCAGCGGGAAAGACTTGCAGGTTAACAGAGTAGTTCACGCCAGAAAAAGGTGAACCCCGTAAAGTAGCAAACAACGCCAATAACACTGGCATCTGTAATAGCAGTGGCAAACATCCGGCTAATGGGTTGCCAAATTCTTTTTGGACATTGACCATTTCCTCCTGCTGCTTTTGCGGATCGTCCTTATAGCGCTCTTTGGCTTCTGCCATCCGCTTTTGCATTAGAGGCTGCACAACTCGCATCCGCCTCATGCTGCGAATAGATCCAGCACTCAGGGGATAGAGCGCGAAGCGGACTATCAATGTCAAGGCCACGATCGCCAATCCATAGCTAGGCACAATACCATAGAAAAAGTCTATGATTGGCAGCATCACGTTGTTCGAGAGAAACCCGATACCAAAATCCATTATTCTGAATTAAACCTGAGGTACTGTAAACTGAACTGAATCTAATTTATCTAAATCATGATTAGTCTGCGACTATCGCTCGCTACGGATAGCCGCACACAACCGGAATTCAAAAGTCAAAATTCAAAAATCTTATATTATAAGCTTTTGCTTGATTTTGAATGCTCGCTTCATTACTGCTGTAGTCTACTTTTATTAGCTGACTACTTAGCAACGTTGCTGGGCTGGGCATTTTTAGCCGCGATTCTTT includes the following:
- a CDS encoding AbrB/MazE/SpoVT family DNA-binding domain-containing protein gives rise to the protein MASETITTEGQVTIPKEIRDYLNLDTGSKVDFIIDENGIVKLIPLNVPIQSLSGILHRPGMTPATLEQMEAAIRAGSSDWS
- a CDS encoding sensor domain-containing protein, with protein sequence MMLLMVGLFICLGAKLIALCISYFPLAKFRNIQADERHIPDLPQVGVEKFLLAELHKETAERQRIQKELEKSWTWQQITLESTTDGVLVVDTQGKIVGFNQKFVQMWCIPELLVESGNYKQALRVASKQLENPRQHLDTVRQSYLNPDAQIYDAIAFKDGRVFERYSQPQRIGDKIIGRVWTFRDITAHKIAEATIHHQALHDLLTDLPNRVLFNQRLSESLVQARQNRSKLAVCFLDLDRFQTINETLGHGIGDQLLQNVARRLTKCLRSGDTIARWGGDEFTLLLPEISDFKDATHIQERILAAFKSEFQIENHHLHISPSIGIALYPMHGEDVETLTKNADAALYRVKSQGRNNYQFYQSEINSQALDLLSLKNSLYTALERKEFIIYYQPQVKIATGEIMKMEALLRWQHPELGLIPPGKFIPLAEENGLIIPMSEWVLRTACTQNKVWQDALGLPSLSVAVNLSARQFNQPDLVSLVKQVLSETKLNPQCLELEITETVAMQNIDFTRKILSELGNMGVTISLDDFGTGYCSLSYLKNFPINALKIDKSFVRDLTNDTNGAAITTAIIALAHALNLTVVVEGVETEEQRNLLRILECELMQGYLFSHPILAENATELLKKSKSQKVSIYLENKSDSRWQIVDGRQNFSSFTVN
- a CDS encoding type II toxin-antitoxin system VapC family toxin, with protein sequence MYLLDTNHCSSIIFGNLTVITKVESIGISNVAISAITEGELLYMAENSTSVIDNLAIIEEFLEDMPVYDVNSNTSRIYAKLKAKIMDCFGPKERKKRRKTRIHELGISENDLWIASIAIQNYLTIVSADRDFQRIQQAWDFPLENWHDLLDI
- a CDS encoding PIN domain-containing protein — translated: MIGVDTNILVRYLTKDDEKQWEQAAEIIEGGEQCFVANIVLCELVWVLRGKPYQFSREEISTTLEMMLQCSVFELENRSLVYQSLQRFKQGSADFSDFLIGAIAQESGCTITATFDRKLRGEKGFGLLD
- a CDS encoding AAA family ATPase; the encoded protein is MFIKKLQVFNYKSYDDSGVMEFAPGVNIIVGRNNAGKTSLLEVLTLDFEDHPHRSIKTLPNSSSKITEESRAEISLFFDKEELVNLINQLPNPLGLPFPYDDGQGWWYNGEPEEAELLVKWFQELLDNPPIKLNLSISITSHIEAQNNIITENFNFDLYSLAPQNKNGRFDFMQIKYSTNDDKFHPIYNYKVIEDKRYDIYQEVLNSFECFEGTNEQTIGYQILNIFKKRIYRFKAERLNIGICKFENNAELKPDASNLAEVLSTLQGKNPGMFAEFNKFVSSLLPEIKWISVVPRDNSDVEIIVWTIEPKLNRDDLSLPLSSCGSGVSQVLAIVYILVSSIHEPRTLIIDEPQSFLHPGAARKLIETIKQFPQHQYFIATHSPDIITAADPSKIIKLKYENCETTSSPIYPKDENEILTELGVRLSDVFGADSIIWVEGETEEKCYPLILEKIAKIPLMGIKILPVGSPDALLDGKQSKRVAEIYKKLTLGAGLFPPGIAFIFDREGKNDGQIEELEKIGFKFLKRRMYENYILNPDSISAIINEEATWLKTPITGDKIKEYFKFDNIKNIEQKNIEQREKEKLFPGIKLEDISDDNWLFKVHGANLLKNLFQNFCGTLLEFKKTTHSDKLTKWLIKNQPEFLSELAKELKECLNKEKS
- the yidC gene encoding membrane protein insertase YidC, with product MDFGIGFLSNNVMLPIIDFFYGIVPSYGLAIVALTLIVRFALYPLSAGSIRSMRRMRVVQPLMQKRMAEAKERYKDDPQKQQEEMVNVQKEFGNPLAGCLPLLLQMPVLLALFATLRGSPFSGVNYSVNLQVFPAEQIERIQPQAFATPPQNIYIADGEHARITAILPGGSKLAVGEKTKIEYQTLEGKPFQVLLAEHPENKLTPAWTITKGEDRVKIDAEGNIEALQPGDVTIQGSIPGLAANKGFLFIDALGRVGAIDPDGKVHWDIVSMIVFFGISLYVSQLLSGQNSSGGNPQQDTVNKITPVIFSGMFLFFPLPAGVLMYMVIGNIFQTLQTYILSREPLPEELQKIVEIQEKEKEAASAEPKTLPFEPKSSKKKATG
- a CDS encoding AAA family ATPase, which codes for MNFREEFKLLLRARYPLIYIPTYEEERVEAAIREEATNQGNRPVYTWDFVDGYQGNPNDAGFGRRNPLQALEFVEKLPASAPAVLILRDYHRFLDDVAIARKLRNLARILKSQPKNIVLLSPRIAIPDDLMEVLTVVEFPLPAAPEIKTEVERLLQSTNNSLSGKVLDDLVRSCQGLSMERIRRVLARAIATHGELQPEDVDLVLEEKRQTIRQTQILDFYPATEQISDIGGLDNLKDWLIRRGGSFTERARQYGLPHPRGLMLVGIQGTGKSLTAKAIAHHWHLPLLRLDVGRLFGGLVGESESRTRQMIQVAEALAPCVLWIDEIDKAFSGLGSKGDAGTTSRVFGTFITWLAEKKSPVFVVTTANDIQALPPEMLRKGRFDEIFFVGLPSQEERKAIFNVHLSRLRPHNLKSYDIDRLAYETPDFSGAEIEQTLIEAMHIGYSQNRDFTTDDILEAASQIIPLARTAVEQIQKLQEWAASGRARLASKNSPLSDRLRRTA
- a CDS encoding YceD family protein codes for the protein MDAIFIPQLTKAPERTEEIQVQEFLPGLETLTPVRGSVRVRHQGTFLEVSAQAETIITCTCNRCLQQYNQRLALDTQEIIWLDETANQDQDLPLEREVAVEDLVETVSPEGYFHPSEWLYEQMCLAVPQRQLCDRKCPGIKPPVAASTPEKPIDRRWSSLQNLKNQLPES
- a CDS encoding SH3 domain-containing protein — protein: MFSNLLKFILGFLLAIVVLIGSSATIALYFVNRTAIPPAKPVFANDNGPLKPKNPKAINVKASPTAKSSPSASPSPSPSSTPTPTPTESPKELPPGAYIGRVTWPQGLRLRTEPKQDAERVGGVAANQKIIILEESDDKVWQKIRVEGSEQEGWVKSANTQRVDEQQQEQ
- a CDS encoding protein jag, translating into MSNSTMERGEQWLKTLLELTNINTEIRGNLETAPSLSNESPETDSYWLTIDETKLMPTQISLLIGADGSVLDAMQYLANSVLNLNQPEDQQASYTIELNGYRVKRQAEIRALAETAAEEARSIGQEVEIKSLSSAERRQIHTFLKDFPDLETFSRGKEPNRNLVIRPAIEAG